In one window of Rhodoglobus vestalii DNA:
- a CDS encoding NAD-dependent succinate-semialdehyde dehydrogenase: MKISVERERELLAVVPTDLLINGEWRSASDGGSLDVNDPSTGEVLLSIASATPEDGQDALAAADAAQRGWSRTAPRERAEILRRGFEAVTARAADFALLMTLEMGKPLAEARGEVAYGAEFLRWFSEETARISGRYAQSPDGSSRLIVMKRPVGPCLFITPWNFPLAMATRKIAPAIAAGCTMVLKPATLTPLTALLFAQVMQEAGLPAGVLNVIPTRKAAAVTGPLIKDSRLRKLSFTGSTEVGRRLIADAADQVLRVSMELGGNAPFLIFEDADIDRAVEGALVAKLRNGGEACTAANRFLVHESVAEQFSEKFAQRVGTMTVARGTEPESKVGPLVDEHTRSKVHELVESALAEGATAVVGGHAIDGPGYYYAPTVLTNVPANARILSEEIFGPVAPITTFVDEAEAIRLANATEYGLVAYAFTRDLNRGLRLAEELEVGMFGLNTGMVSNPAAPFGGVKQSGLGREGGFEGIDEYLETRYVGIADPFTDVV; this comes from the coding sequence ATGAAAATCTCGGTTGAGCGAGAACGCGAGCTGCTCGCAGTCGTACCGACTGACCTGCTCATTAATGGCGAGTGGCGCTCGGCGAGCGACGGTGGATCCCTCGATGTTAACGATCCGTCGACCGGCGAGGTACTGCTGTCGATTGCGAGCGCGACGCCTGAAGACGGGCAAGACGCTCTTGCGGCCGCGGATGCCGCGCAGCGGGGGTGGTCAAGAACGGCTCCACGAGAACGCGCCGAGATTCTTCGCCGCGGCTTTGAGGCAGTGACCGCACGCGCGGCGGACTTTGCCTTGTTGATGACGTTGGAGATGGGAAAGCCGCTTGCGGAGGCACGCGGCGAAGTTGCCTACGGGGCTGAATTCTTGCGGTGGTTCTCCGAGGAGACTGCGCGAATTTCTGGTCGATACGCTCAGTCACCCGACGGCAGTAGCCGGTTGATCGTCATGAAGCGTCCGGTCGGGCCTTGCTTGTTCATCACCCCATGGAACTTTCCGCTTGCGATGGCGACCCGCAAAATCGCTCCGGCAATCGCGGCGGGTTGCACGATGGTGCTAAAGCCTGCAACCCTGACTCCGCTAACGGCGTTGCTCTTCGCCCAGGTAATGCAAGAAGCTGGTCTTCCGGCTGGGGTTCTCAACGTGATCCCGACGCGCAAAGCTGCTGCAGTCACGGGGCCGCTCATAAAGGATTCGCGACTCCGTAAGCTTTCCTTCACCGGATCTACTGAAGTTGGGCGTCGACTCATCGCCGATGCTGCTGACCAAGTTCTTCGGGTCTCGATGGAACTCGGTGGCAACGCTCCGTTCCTGATATTCGAGGATGCAGACATAGACCGTGCTGTTGAGGGTGCACTCGTCGCGAAGCTGCGCAATGGAGGAGAGGCATGCACCGCCGCGAACCGTTTTTTGGTTCACGAATCGGTAGCGGAGCAGTTCTCGGAGAAGTTTGCTCAGCGTGTGGGCACGATGACAGTCGCTCGGGGCACGGAACCGGAGTCGAAGGTCGGACCGCTGGTCGACGAACACACTCGCAGTAAGGTTCATGAGCTCGTCGAGTCTGCGTTGGCTGAGGGCGCGACTGCGGTAGTGGGCGGGCACGCAATTGATGGGCCTGGCTACTACTATGCACCGACGGTGCTGACGAACGTTCCTGCGAATGCGCGCATCCTGTCTGAGGAAATCTTTGGACCGGTTGCGCCGATCACAACTTTCGTCGATGAAGCCGAAGCGATTCGCTTGGCCAATGCGACCGAATATGGCTTGGTTGCCTACGCGTTCACCCGTGACCTCAACCGCGGCCTGCGACTCGCCGAAGAATTGGAAGTAGGGATGTTCGGACTCAATACAGGAATGGTCTCTAACCCGGCAGCGCCGTTCGGTGGAGTCAAACAGTCGGGACTCGGACGAGAAGGTGGCTTTGAGGGAATCGATGAATATCTCGAAACACGCTACGTCGGAATCGCTGATCCCTTCACCGACGTCGTCTAG
- a CDS encoding glycosyltransferase family 2 protein has protein sequence MNYFNARENVLTRMFSLEYGYWFDYMLSGLDSLDLPIPLGGTSNHFRTEALESLGGWDPYNVTEDVDLGIRANALDYRVGVVNSAAESMDHGLYADNVGPRAPTAGVTSRDWFLAI, from the coding sequence TTGAACTATTTTAACGCCCGCGAAAATGTGCTGACACGAATGTTCTCGCTCGAGTATGGCTACTGGTTCGACTACATGTTGTCTGGGCTCGACTCGCTCGACCTGCCGATCCCTCTCGGCGGTACGTCAAACCATTTCCGCACCGAGGCGCTCGAAAGTCTCGGAGGTTGGGACCCCTACAACGTGACAGAAGATGTTGACCTGGGCATCCGTGCAAACGCGTTGGACTACCGAGTCGGTGTGGTGAATTCGGCAGCGGAGTCGATGGATCACGGGCTATATGCAGACAACGTTGGTCCACGCGCGCCGACCGCTGGCGTTACTTCGCGAGATTGGTTTTTGGCAATTTAG